The following are from one region of the Spirochaetota bacterium genome:
- a CDS encoding 2-hydroxyacyl-CoA dehydratase family protein, producing MSEEHLKKDPEKEKMKVKSIKKMKEIMTAYYIDAKTAAQNGKKVAWITSGGPVEPLIVMDAIPVYPENHGAMIGASKMGVDLCEKAEDMGYCRDICSYARSDIAASTVNGGPIGGLPAPDFLVCCNNICGTVLKWYEVQARYYKVPLFIFDTPFCHTEFSSEARKYVRSQIDEYIKFLEVVCGKKFDMDKMKEVGRLSLQGQRLWQDVLDTTMNKPAPMSAFDAFFHLALIVTLRGTQTAVDYYTMLLEEMKERAAQKIGAVPNERYRLLWDNLPVWFKTKWLSDKFASYDACLVADTYTSAWCGSLEYLDENDFLGSMVEGYTRIYLNIGVDEMLKIIKKMIKKYDVDGIVMHSNRSCKPYSLGQYDIMKSLQRDTGLPSLMIEADMVDERAWSESQIETRIDAFMEIIKQKKG from the coding sequence ATGTCTGAAGAACATTTAAAGAAGGACCCCGAGAAGGAAAAGATGAAGGTCAAATCCATCAAGAAAATGAAGGAGATAATGACCGCGTACTATATAGACGCAAAAACCGCCGCGCAGAACGGAAAGAAGGTCGCCTGGATCACCAGCGGCGGTCCCGTAGAGCCACTCATCGTTATGGACGCAATACCGGTCTACCCGGAAAACCACGGTGCCATGATCGGCGCTTCCAAGATGGGAGTGGACCTCTGCGAGAAGGCCGAGGACATGGGATATTGCCGCGACATCTGTTCGTACGCCCGCTCGGACATCGCGGCCTCCACGGTAAACGGCGGTCCCATAGGGGGGCTCCCCGCCCCGGATTTCCTGGTGTGCTGCAACAACATCTGCGGCACGGTGCTCAAATGGTACGAGGTGCAGGCCCGCTACTACAAGGTGCCGCTTTTCATCTTCGACACGCCGTTCTGCCACACCGAGTTTTCGAGCGAAGCAAGGAAGTACGTCCGCAGCCAGATCGATGAGTATATAAAATTCCTCGAGGTGGTATGCGGTAAAAAGTTCGATATGGATAAAATGAAGGAGGTCGGCAGGCTTTCCCTGCAGGGCCAGCGCCTCTGGCAGGACGTGCTTGACACTACAATGAACAAACCGGCGCCCATGTCGGCCTTCGACGCGTTTTTCCACCTTGCCCTCATCGTGACGCTCCGGGGGACGCAGACGGCGGTGGACTACTATACGATGCTGCTCGAAGAGATGAAGGAGCGCGCGGCGCAAAAGATCGGCGCCGTCCCGAACGAACGCTACCGCCTGCTGTGGGACAACCTGCCGGTATGGTTCAAGACCAAGTGGCTCTCCGATAAGTTCGCCTCGTACGACGCGTGCCTGGTCGCCGATACCTACACCTCCGCGTGGTGCGGCTCGCTCGAATACCTCGACGAGAACGATTTCCTCGGCTCCATGGTCGAAGGCTACACGCGTATCTATCTCAATATCGGCGTGGACGAGATGCTCAAGATCATCAAGAAAATGATCAAAAAGTACGACGTGGACGGGATCGTTATGCATTCAAACCGCAGCTGCAAGCCGTACTCGCTGGGCCAGTACGACATCATGAAATCCCTGCAGCGCGATACGGGCCTGCCCAGTCTTATGATCGAGGCCGACATGGTCGACGAACGCGCCTGGAGCGAAAGCCAGATCGAAACCCGCATCGACGCGTTCATGGAGATCATCAAACAGAAAAAGGGATGA
- a CDS encoding 2-hydroxyacyl-CoA dehydratase family protein — MNTIRQFHDVINDSDGYARRLKNDSGKKILGYFCSYTPEEIIHAAGIHPLRLFGTRSAIAHADAHLQAYSCSLVRGVLEEALAGRLEFLDGAVFPHTCDSIQRLSDIWRLNLKFSFHSDVVLPVKLDTSSARQYMGDVLRKFKRELEMDLGLSITDAQLSKSIKTFNTIKRALGKIYRLRSANPGLIAGADVYALVKSAMIMDRADAAEKLTAVADQLEKTKAAGADSGKRIVLSGGLCDHADIYSIIEKSGGAVVWDDLCTGSRYFEGLVSEGGDPIEALADRFTERVVCPAKHSSITARGDGIVGIAKEHRASGVIFLLLKFCDPHSFDYPYMKEMLDREGVPSMLMEIEQDLPSEGQLSTRFEAFIEMLR; from the coding sequence ATGAATACGATCCGGCAATTTCACGACGTAATCAACGACAGCGACGGATACGCACGGCGTCTTAAAAACGACTCGGGGAAAAAGATCCTCGGATACTTCTGCTCATATACGCCCGAGGAGATCATTCACGCCGCGGGGATTCATCCACTCAGGCTTTTCGGGACCCGCTCGGCCATCGCCCACGCGGACGCCCATTTGCAGGCATACAGTTGTTCGCTGGTGCGCGGCGTACTCGAGGAGGCCCTTGCGGGAAGACTCGAGTTCCTCGACGGTGCGGTGTTCCCCCATACCTGCGATTCAATCCAGCGACTCTCGGACATCTGGCGTCTCAATCTGAAGTTCAGTTTTCATTCCGACGTGGTGCTGCCGGTGAAGCTTGATACGTCGAGCGCGAGGCAATACATGGGGGATGTATTGCGCAAGTTCAAACGCGAGCTCGAAATGGACCTTGGCCTCAGTATTACCGACGCGCAGCTCTCAAAGTCGATCAAAACCTTCAACACGATAAAGCGCGCGCTCGGGAAAATATACCGTCTGCGAAGCGCGAATCCCGGGCTGATAGCGGGAGCGGACGTCTACGCGCTCGTAAAGAGTGCAATGATCATGGACCGGGCGGACGCCGCGGAAAAGCTTACGGCCGTTGCTGACCAACTGGAAAAAACGAAGGCCGCGGGGGCCGATTCAGGGAAGCGTATCGTTTTAAGCGGCGGGCTCTGCGACCATGCCGACATCTATTCGATAATCGAAAAATCGGGCGGCGCGGTGGTCTGGGACGACCTTTGCACAGGGTCGCGCTATTTTGAGGGCCTGGTGTCCGAGGGCGGCGATCCCATCGAAGCGCTCGCGGACCGGTTTACCGAACGCGTCGTGTGCCCGGCGAAGCATTCGTCCATCACGGCCAGGGGCGACGGTATAGTGGGCATCGCGAAGGAGCACCGCGCGTCGGGCGTCATCTTTTTGCTGTTGAAATTCTGCGATCCGCACTCCTTCGACTATCCGTACATGAAGGAGATGCTGGACCGGGAGGGCGTCCCGAGCATGCTGATGGAGATCGAGCAGGACCTTCCTTCTGAGGGACAGCTCTCGACGCGCTTTGAGGCCTTTATCGAGATGCTGCGTTAG
- a CDS encoding IclR family transcriptional regulator: MTLKQRRLIQSIKRASDILGIFIQEKRTMGITDFAHRLALPKTTISSIVRTLEALKFLEKDHITSKYRLGPALFQLGMKYATNMDLVIIARAWMERLCFQFMEPVNVGMLVGDKVIVVLRVEPENRFMVFPQAGSVIPVHTTCIGKLLHAHLSPDERGALLKNYSFEKLTANTIDDRERFIAELDRVKHEGVAFDNEESIVGLAGIGGPIFNYTGQAVAAFVITGKAENIRKNREKMITAVRYTTGQVSAQLGYSP, translated from the coding sequence ATGACGTTAAAGCAAAGAAGGCTCATTCAATCCATCAAGAGGGCCTCGGACATACTCGGCATTTTTATCCAGGAGAAGCGTACAATGGGTATTACGGATTTCGCCCACCGCCTCGCGCTGCCTAAAACCACCATCTCGAGCATCGTCCGGACCCTGGAGGCGCTGAAGTTCCTTGAAAAGGACCACATCACCTCCAAATACCGCCTTGGCCCCGCGCTTTTCCAACTGGGGATGAAATACGCCACCAACATGGACCTGGTCATCATCGCGCGGGCTTGGATGGAACGGTTGTGCTTTCAGTTCATGGAGCCGGTGAACGTCGGCATGCTGGTCGGAGACAAGGTGATCGTGGTGCTCAGGGTCGAACCTGAAAACCGATTTATGGTCTTTCCGCAGGCCGGCTCGGTAATACCCGTCCATACCACCTGCATCGGGAAGCTTCTCCACGCCCATCTGTCTCCAGACGAGCGAGGCGCCCTCCTCAAGAATTACTCCTTCGAGAAGCTTACGGCGAATACAATCGATGATCGCGAGCGCTTTATTGCGGAGCTTGACCGGGTGAAACACGAAGGTGTCGCGTTCGACAACGAGGAGTCGATAGTGGGACTGGCGGGCATCGGCGGGCCGATTTTCAATTACACAGGACAGGCCGTGGCCGCTTTTGTCATCACCGGCAAAGCGGAAAATATCCGGAAAAATCGCGAAAAGATGATAACCGCCGTACGCTATACGACCGGCCAGGTTTCGGCACAGTTGGGATATTCGCCTTAA
- a CDS encoding N-acetylneuraminate synthase family protein translates to MEKVHKGDATFFIAEIGINHNGNRDEALSMIEAAAGAGADAVKLQTFVPEEMYSRYTNSMLRGEKNLVADTAQIDFFRRFVLGEDDYHELKRAAEAANLVFFSSAFDIQSVEMLERVGIPLYKLASSEVTNTPLLERVSATGKPVIMSTGISTGDEIGRAIDTLRRGGTSGIILLHCVALYPLPCDKANLSRISSLRERFGIPVGFSDHSTDGRGCALAAMLGARVFEKHFMPEEGYDCPDAAVSLSPAEFRRMRGDVETAMEMMGDGRIDYDFSEKEVANSARRSLFSRRPLRAGEALDRDAVAVKRPGVGMPVADLRRMLGRTSRRDIPEDFPLRLEDFE, encoded by the coding sequence ATGGAGAAAGTGCATAAAGGAGACGCGACGTTTTTTATCGCGGAAATCGGTATTAATCACAACGGAAACCGCGACGAAGCGCTCTCCATGATCGAAGCGGCCGCGGGGGCCGGGGCCGACGCCGTCAAACTCCAGACCTTTGTTCCGGAGGAGATGTACTCACGTTACACGAACTCGATGCTGCGGGGAGAAAAAAACCTCGTGGCGGATACCGCGCAAATCGATTTTTTCCGACGCTTCGTTCTGGGAGAGGATGACTATCATGAGCTTAAAAGAGCGGCGGAGGCGGCGAACCTTGTCTTTTTTTCCTCCGCCTTCGATATTCAATCTGTCGAAATGCTCGAGCGGGTCGGCATCCCCCTGTACAAGCTCGCCTCTTCGGAGGTAACGAACACTCCGCTCCTCGAGCGCGTATCCGCCACCGGCAAACCCGTCATCATGTCCACCGGAATATCCACCGGCGATGAGATCGGGCGTGCCATCGACACACTCCGGCGGGGCGGAACGAGCGGCATCATCCTGCTTCACTGCGTCGCTCTATATCCGCTCCCTTGCGACAAGGCCAACCTTTCGCGGATATCGTCGCTTCGCGAACGCTTCGGCATTCCGGTGGGATTTTCGGATCATTCAACCGACGGGAGGGGCTGCGCGCTCGCCGCGATGCTCGGTGCGCGCGTTTTCGAGAAGCACTTCATGCCGGAAGAGGGGTATGACTGCCCGGATGCGGCCGTGTCGCTTTCCCCGGCGGAGTTTCGCCGCATGAGGGGCGATGTCGAGACGGCGATGGAAATGATGGGCGATGGGCGCATCGACTATGACTTTTCTGAAAAAGAGGTTGCAAATTCGGCACGCAGAAGCCTCTTTAGCAGAAGGCCCCTTCGCGCCGGCGAAGCGCTGGACCGGGACGCGGTTGCGGTCAAGCGACCCGGCGTGGGAATGCCGGTCGCGGATCTGAGGCGAATGCTGGGCCGCACGAGCCGGCGTGACATCCCGGAAGACTTCCCATTGCGTCTGGAAGATTTCGAATAA
- the glpK gene encoding glycerol kinase GlpK, with protein sequence MGKKFIIALDLGTTGNRVFCFDEAGYPLSSAYREFTQYFPRPGWVEHDPEEIWSSIAGLITEAIAGGNLDPADALTIGITNQRETAVLWNKDTGKPVYNAIVWQCRRTTEICNDLKSGGLEESFKKKTGLLVDAYFSGTKIKWMLDNVSGVKELAKSGKLFFGTIDTWILWKLTGGKSHKTDYTNASRTLVFNIVDKRWDRELLEILGIPVNILPEVRDSSSFFGETLGAPGIPDGVPIGGIAGDQQAAMVGQNCVFEGTIKNTYGTGCFMLLNTGDSFILSDKGLLTTIACNPLGKPAYAFEGSVFVAGAVVQWLRDYMKFFEQSPDSDRLAMSFEKDDEVVMIPAFVGLGAPYWKMDARGAIFGLTRDTTREQIIRAALRSIAFQSMDVIEVMQQDSGKTIHELRADGGATRGSYLMQFQADILGIPVLLPEVIESTALGAAYLAGLSARLYNSIDEVAKQNRIVTRYIPQYSEKERSAQRKLWKDAVNRLL encoded by the coding sequence ATGGGTAAGAAGTTTATCATCGCTCTTGATTTGGGCACCACCGGAAACCGCGTATTCTGCTTCGATGAGGCTGGCTATCCCCTTTCGAGCGCCTACCGCGAGTTCACCCAGTACTTTCCACGCCCCGGATGGGTCGAGCACGATCCCGAGGAAATCTGGTCATCCATCGCGGGTCTGATCACCGAGGCCATCGCCGGGGGAAATCTCGACCCGGCCGACGCTCTGACCATCGGCATAACCAACCAGCGCGAGACCGCCGTCCTCTGGAACAAGGACACCGGAAAGCCCGTATACAACGCCATCGTATGGCAGTGCCGGAGGACGACCGAAATCTGCAACGATTTAAAGAGTGGGGGCCTCGAGGAAAGCTTCAAGAAAAAAACGGGCCTCTTGGTGGATGCCTATTTTTCCGGCACAAAGATAAAGTGGATGCTCGACAATGTCTCCGGCGTCAAAGAGCTCGCCAAATCGGGCAAACTCTTCTTCGGCACCATCGATACCTGGATCCTATGGAAACTCACCGGAGGAAAATCGCACAAGACCGATTATACCAACGCCTCCCGAACGCTCGTCTTCAATATAGTCGACAAACGCTGGGACCGCGAGCTGCTCGAGATACTCGGCATCCCCGTGAACATCCTTCCCGAAGTGCGCGATTCGTCCTCGTTCTTCGGTGAAACGCTCGGCGCCCCCGGTATTCCCGACGGTGTCCCGATCGGCGGAATCGCCGGTGATCAGCAGGCAGCCATGGTGGGTCAAAACTGCGTTTTCGAGGGGACCATCAAGAACACCTACGGCACCGGTTGTTTTATGCTGCTGAACACGGGCGACTCCTTCATTCTTTCCGACAAGGGCCTCCTCACCACGATCGCCTGCAACCCGCTCGGCAAGCCGGCTTATGCATTCGAGGGCTCCGTCTTCGTCGCCGGGGCCGTGGTGCAGTGGCTGCGCGATTACATGAAATTTTTCGAGCAAAGCCCGGATTCCGACAGGCTCGCCATGTCCTTCGAGAAGGACGACGAGGTGGTAATGATCCCGGCCTTCGTTGGGCTGGGAGCGCCGTACTGGAAGATGGACGCGCGCGGTGCCATCTTCGGTCTCACCCGCGACACCACGCGCGAGCAGATCATACGCGCCGCCCTGCGGTCCATCGCGTTCCAGTCCATGGACGTCATCGAGGTGATGCAGCAGGACTCGGGTAAGACCATTCACGAACTGCGCGCGGACGGCGGGGCGACGAGAGGGTCGTACCTGATGCAGTTTCAGGCCGACATACTGGGCATCCCGGTCCTTCTGCCGGAGGTGATCGAGTCGACCGCGCTCGGCGCGGCGTACCTCGCGGGGCTTTCGGCCCGACTGTATAATTCGATCGACGAGGTCGCCAAGCAGAACCGGATCGTTACGCGATACATTCCTCAATATTCCGAAAAGGAACGATCAGCCCAGAGAAAGCTCTGGAAAGACGCCGTTAATCGATTATTGTAA
- a CDS encoding response regulator has translation MLTKPQFELAMALLGGASKAKDVDDYLKTCVDAIQKEMSPLSTAGYISIESEEKLVLVGEAGGNFDRHIGAFPNFSLMVRRAIKKKSVIYLPASEAEAREGLAVTAVLVPLVGGDKTMGMIGVVFDIGELARQRQNVNFYQLSGRIIGSSALFREQIAELQGMEKVNPEEMYSEKITSLGVLSSSVAHEFNNIFAVIQGYAELINMQSPESKSIQNAVSVIDNQTERGARLIESLNVFVKGKNAKLQHHQLGEIVGEVVSMQRSVMEKEGIEITVRNGHIPRVLVDREQVKEAILNVLQNSIHTLDRDEPGLIEISTEYLDEKVVLTIRDNGSGMTRDQVDMAIHPFMGGLTPTDGRDIRGGKEATGLWLAVAYGIMQSHGGLLTIASDKDNGKEIYLVFPRTELGDDKGARYEQSEVVFFGDTRILIVDDEDPIREFLSRAFDAAGYQVIAVSSGEEAVEMCGFEDIDIVFLDYLMPGIKGDKVFEMIKKVSPSTDIVFITGVDEIPGVNTLLDQGLAYILKKPFKIDKILKVTNDLIYKRINHKRI, from the coding sequence ATGCTTACAAAACCGCAATTCGAGCTTGCAATGGCCCTCCTTGGCGGGGCCTCGAAGGCTAAGGACGTCGACGACTATCTGAAAACTTGCGTCGATGCCATCCAGAAGGAGATGTCGCCGCTTTCAACGGCTGGGTACATATCCATAGAGTCCGAGGAAAAACTGGTGCTGGTGGGGGAGGCGGGCGGTAATTTCGACCGGCATATCGGCGCATTCCCCAACTTCTCGCTCATGGTGCGCAGGGCCATCAAGAAAAAGAGCGTCATATATCTCCCCGCGTCCGAGGCCGAAGCACGCGAAGGCCTCGCAGTAACGGCGGTTCTCGTGCCGCTGGTCGGCGGTGATAAAACAATGGGCATGATCGGAGTAGTGTTCGATATCGGTGAGCTCGCACGGCAGAGACAGAACGTCAATTTTTATCAGCTGTCGGGCAGAATCATCGGTTCATCGGCGCTCTTCAGGGAGCAGATCGCGGAGCTGCAGGGGATGGAAAAGGTGAATCCCGAAGAGATGTATTCCGAAAAAATTACGAGCCTCGGAGTGCTCTCCTCGAGCGTCGCACACGAGTTCAACAATATATTCGCGGTGATTCAGGGATATGCCGAGCTCATCAACATGCAGAGCCCGGAATCGAAATCGATTCAAAACGCCGTCTCGGTTATCGACAACCAGACCGAGCGGGGCGCCCGGCTCATCGAGAGCCTCAATGTCTTTGTAAAAGGCAAAAACGCGAAGTTGCAGCACCACCAGCTTGGCGAGATCGTGGGCGAGGTCGTTTCGATGCAGAGGTCAGTCATGGAAAAGGAGGGGATCGAGATAACCGTACGAAACGGACATATCCCCCGGGTCCTCGTCGACCGCGAACAGGTGAAGGAAGCAATACTCAACGTACTGCAAAACTCCATTCACACCCTGGACCGGGACGAGCCCGGTCTCATTGAGATCTCGACCGAATACCTGGACGAGAAGGTGGTTCTGACCATTCGGGACAATGGAAGCGGCATGACCCGCGATCAGGTCGACATGGCGATACATCCATTTATGGGCGGATTAACACCTACGGACGGGCGCGACATCCGCGGCGGGAAGGAGGCCACCGGCTTGTGGCTCGCAGTGGCGTATGGCATCATGCAGAGCCACGGAGGTCTGCTCACCATCGCGAGCGATAAGGATAACGGCAAGGAGATATACCTTGTGTTTCCGCGCACCGAACTGGGCGACGATAAGGGCGCGCGATACGAGCAAAGCGAAGTGGTGTTCTTCGGGGATACGCGGATTCTCATAGTCGACGACGAGGATCCCATACGCGAATTCCTCTCGCGGGCGTTCGACGCGGCGGGCTACCAGGTAATTGCCGTATCAAGCGGAGAGGAGGCCGTCGAGATGTGCGGGTTCGAAGACATCGATATTGTGTTTCTGGATTACCTCATGCCCGGTATAAAAGGTGACAAGGTTTTCGAGATGATAAAAAAGGTGAGCCCCTCGACCGACATCGTCTTCATCACCGGGGTCGACGAAATTCCCGGCGTGAACACGCTGCTCGACCAGGGGCTGGCTTATATTCTTAAAAAGCCGTTCAAGATAGACAAAATACTAAAAGTTACCAACGACCTGATTTACAAAAGAATAAATCACAAGCGGATATAG
- a CDS encoding class II fructose-bisphosphate aldolase, whose amino-acid sequence MVNYKELGLVNTRDMFKAAVKGGYAIPAYNFNNMEQLQAIVIACAQTRSPVIIQVSKGAREYANETLLRYLALGAVKMSEDMGVRLPIALHLDHGDSYELCVSCIENGFSSVMIDGSHLPYEKNVELTTRVVEYAHRYDVTVEGELGVLAGIEDEVSSEVTHYTKPDEVEDFVQKTGVDSLAISIGTSHGAYKFKPGAGVPELRFDILEEVERRIPGFPIVLHGASSVVQEYVEMINRYGGKIKDALGVPEEQLRRAAASAVCKINIDSDGRLAMTARIREALAKDPSNFDPRKYLAPAREELIKMIKQKNISVLGSSGKM is encoded by the coding sequence ATGGTCAACTATAAAGAGTTGGGACTCGTAAACACCCGCGATATGTTCAAGGCGGCCGTAAAGGGCGGATACGCCATCCCCGCGTATAATTTCAACAACATGGAACAGCTGCAGGCGATAGTCATCGCGTGCGCGCAGACACGCTCCCCGGTGATCATTCAGGTGTCCAAGGGAGCAAGGGAATATGCCAACGAGACTCTGTTGCGCTACCTCGCTCTCGGCGCCGTGAAAATGTCGGAGGATATGGGCGTGCGCCTCCCGATCGCTCTGCACCTCGACCACGGGGACAGCTATGAGTTGTGTGTGTCGTGCATAGAAAACGGTTTTTCCTCGGTGATGATTGACGGCTCGCACCTGCCGTACGAAAAGAACGTCGAGCTTACCACGCGTGTCGTGGAATACGCCCACCGGTATGACGTCACCGTGGAAGGCGAGCTCGGCGTGCTCGCCGGAATAGAAGACGAGGTCTCGTCGGAGGTTACGCACTATACGAAGCCCGACGAGGTCGAGGACTTCGTACAAAAGACCGGAGTCGATTCCCTGGCAATATCGATCGGGACAAGCCACGGCGCGTACAAGTTCAAGCCGGGCGCCGGCGTCCCGGAACTGCGGTTTGACATCCTCGAGGAGGTCGAGCGGCGCATTCCGGGCTTTCCTATTGTGCTGCACGGGGCGTCTTCGGTAGTGCAGGAATATGTCGAAATGATCAACCGGTACGGAGGGAAGATAAAGGACGCGCTCGGCGTGCCGGAGGAACAGCTGCGCAGGGCCGCGGCCTCGGCCGTGTGCAAGATCAACATCGACTCCGACGGCCGTCTCGCCATGACGGCCAGGATCCGCGAGGCTTTGGCGAAGGATCCGTCCAATTTCGATCCCCGCAAATACCTGGCGCCGGCGCGTGAGGAGCTTATAAAGATGATCAAACAGAAGAACATTAGCGTGCTCGGCTCCAGCGGAAAGATGTAA